TGCGGCGGCCCGACAGGCAgtcgtgtgcgctgctgctgccgctgcgagcACGCAGCAGAAGCTTCTCCTGTTCtactgcctcctcctgcactaCCTGGCGCACCAGAGCCCCGCGCAAGAGAGGACAATCGGCATGTCCTTCCTGGAGAGCCACACCGAACTGGATACGGCGGCCGTTGGGCCGGTTCCCGTCGCAGTTTTGGAGCTGCAGTACACGACGGAAGGACCAGTCCGCAGCAACGCGGGCGGGATATTGGGGACTTCCACCCTTGGTGGTAGCGGTAATGTttctgcagcggcggacgGGCACGGTGGCACGGTTTCGGTTTCTCCCGGGTCCActgcaggcggcggtggcggggcggGTGGCTcggcttctcctccgcctaGCGGTAACCGCACGTTCGCGTACAGCCCTGCGCCCGCGTCCTTGTCCACCCACAGCGTCTCTGAGGGCGCGCGTGGAAGCTTGATGCCCCCTAGCGCTTCCTTTGGCGGTAGTGGCTACCTGTCCATCACTCCCTCCGTCATGGCTTCtccgcgctcctcctccgcagcacaTTTATTCCCCAACACCGGCGACCCGTTTGTGACCCAGCCTGAGGCTTGCGCAGACGAGGACAGCGCTACTGCTGCGACAGCCTTGCGCGAGTTGTTGAGGGGAAGCCTTGACAATTCTGATGCAGTGGCCGCACAGCGACTCAGCTCAGTCCTTCGCCACCTTCTTGATTGCCAGCCGGATGTGTGGTTCAACCCTGACAACATTTCGTTCGACAGCGAGCTAACGCAGAACCCGTACTATGGCGGGTGGTACTCGGTGGAGAGCAACGACGGCTATCGGAGAGTCATGCAGATTTGCAACATACAGTCCTGGCCAGCCGTAGTGCTCGTCGACCCGGCTGGCAATGTAGTGACGGTGGAGGCGCTAAAGTACATGGAGGATGAGCTGGCGCGCTATGTTGATGAGGTGGACGCCAGCATCGCGAAGGCATCCGTAGCGCATGCCGCTGTTTCTACCGCTTTTCCAATAGAGGCGGCCGCATCACTCGACGTCAGCGCGGGAGACGCATCAACGTTTGCAGCGGTGCGAACATCAGTGAGCGTGTCGTCTACGTCGCCGCACACCAGCGAGGTTTCACAACAGGCGTCCGCTCTCCGGACATTCCCTCAAGACGAGGCCAGCATCAACGGATTAGGGGTGGCAGCGAAGTCACTGTTGtcaccgcagctgcgcgtgtcACGCGTGACGGAATCGCAAgcagcctcgccgtcgccgacgacgacactGTTTCCGGACGGAACCACGGTGACGGACCACTCCAACACGAATCCTCTGGAAGTACCCGTCAAGCTTGCTGttgacgacggcgacaaggCCACGAGTGGCCCGGTGGGCATGCCTGAGGGGCGTAGCATGAGCCTCTCCGGCTCCATCTGCCGCTATGAGagctctttctctgtgcatgATCCGCAAATTCCCACCGCTGAGCCCACCCCGGTGAAGGCAGTAGCCACGACAGCGCGTTACGTGGAGGAGAGTAGTGCTTTCTCGGCACCCTCGATTACGACACCAGCGACAGCATCGATCTCTGCAGTGACCGTATCGCCTCTGCTCCCCAACACGAGCATGAGCAGCAACGGGTTCTCTGCCGGCACACGGCAGTCTATAATGAGCCCTGGTCgaggggaggtgagggaCAATCAGGATGATGAGCGAGGTATGGGGACCGAGGAGCGGGCATTGGGTATTGCAGCGACGTCCCGCGCTGCCTTCAGGGATGAAAGCAGCAACACCCGGCAGAGGTCAGGGGGGATATGTGAGAAATCGACCAGCCTCATGGCTAAGCCCTTGGCCCCACCACTCTCgatgccagcgctgcagcggagtGAGTCCACTGCAACGCCCCCGGcagctttctctctcgccaaAGTATGCATGACGAAGGACCACACATCGTTCCCCAGTTGGGACCCAAAGACCTACAGGGGCGACGTTGCCGGCGTGCTTGCAGTGAGTGACATGGACTCGGAGATGGTCTTGCTCACTGGGCTGGGCAAGATGCAGACGAGCCGCACCCATACGTCTGAAGGGGCCGCAccttctgctgctggagaggaggaagcgaagaaCTGGGCACCCACTATGCAAGTCCCGCTGGCCCCCGCGGTGCCGCTTGCAAATGCCGTCACGTCTGGGGTAGTGGCGCACGTAAAGACGGCGGAGGGGTTCATAGCAGCCACGCCTGGGACCCCACCAACTCCAccgtcgccttctccagcgccgctgccagggTTTTCTTCGGCATTTCCGTGGAATCGCGTGCTGGCGGAGCCGCTGATGGCGTACCAACCGCCGTCCTTGATGACGACGAGTGTAGGCACTGCCACCTCCGTCGACTCACGGAGGGTGAAGGAAAGTGCGCCGCAGAGGGACAAGACTGACtcctcgccgccgttgcctTCCTTGCGCCTGCTCAGCCATAGGGCGACCGCAACAGCATCACTCGGTGAGAGGCGATGCGGCGACGGGGAGGACTTTAGGGAGGGCTTGAGTGGGTTTGACCGAACAACGGGATTATCATCAGCCGGGGCAGCAGGCGCGCGACACTTGGCCGTGCCACCTAGAAcgcccgccgcagctgcgatGGCGCCTTTATCTATGGTGCACCGGCAAGTAGGTCGCAGCAGTAGGCCGGCCAGCATGTCTGTCTCTGGGGTGCCAGAGGCTGCAGTGGCGTGCGGGCCGGAATCTGGCGCCATGTCGCACAACAGCCTCTTTTTGCAGAGTGGTGAGGTGcggggagcggcggcactgcagctggagCTGACCACGCTCGCTGACAGTTCGGCGCTGACGTGGTCGGGCCTCCGCTTACCGATAGAcccgctgcatcgccttgCCTTCTGCACGGTGACGGTGAGCGAGGTGCGAGAGCGAGCGCGTCAGTCATCCAACAACACGGTCCTGTCGTCTTCAGAGCTTGGAAAGACGAATGAGCAGCCTCTTGTTGCGCCCCTGACGCAGGGGGCCGTGTGCCAGTCCTTGCAGGCTGCCTCGAACGAGAGTCTAGTGTTTCCGTCCCTGTCGCTTGCCAACAGCATCGACAACACCAATGCACGTCGATTGGCCGCCTCACATGGTTTGCCCTCTCAGCCGCAGTTGCCGCTGCCTACCACCCAGGTACCACCACAACCGTCGCTACTGGACACTGCGAGCCAGCAGATCATAGAAAAATTGCTTGAAAAGTGGCCGCGCGAGGCAGCAGTGAAATTCAGCCTGTGCACACATCTACTGATCGTGTTTGGTGCCAGCTGGCATCCTGGAATGGCGAAGTTTGTGCGTGCAGTGCGCCATCTGTGCAGCACCATCAACGAGCCTGCATATGCATCGCCTGGAGCGCCGGACTTCAGGAAAAGAcgtggtggcgatggcgacgatgcGGGGGGCTTGCGCGGAGGTCTGAGTGGTCTGAACATACGCGGGCTCAACAGTCAGCTGAGCACTGAGGACGACGCTGTCGCTCCGTTCGCTTCTTGGAAGGGATTCAGCAACTCCTCGATCGACTGGACCAGTGGCGGCGTAGGTGACTTTGCTGGTGGTTTTGGAGAGGCTAGCAGTCGCTTTGAAATGCGTAGCTTCACCAGCTTCACTCGCGCCGACGCTGACGGCAGCAACGTATctgaagagggggagcgcaTGCGAAGTGCGTGTACTCTCAATGAAGCGGCTGTGGTGGTCGACAAATCTACCGCCCCCGATACgacaccgcgccgccgcgtgcaGGTCATCTACATCAGTGCTGATGAGTCGCTGCAGGCCGTGTGCTCTGCCATGGCCGATATGCCGGGGGACTGGCTCTGCGTCTCCCCCTACGTGGCCCAAAGCGAGCCGGAGCGTCAGCTACAGGAGCACGCGAGTGACATGGCGCGCCACATCTTTCACGTCAAGTCCTTCCCGCGCATGGTAGTGGTAGAGATGCCCTATgggcaacaacagcagcagcagcagcagcagcctgcgAACGCAGAGTGCACAGGAGCCGTGCATACAGGAGACATCAGCGCTGGGGGCAGAGGCGACGTCGAGGGTGAGCTCGGCGACGCTGTTGGCACGCTCATGACCTTGTACGACATCGGCGCCATATCGCAGCCGGCGAGCGAGCAGCGACACGGGGGACTTTGGACAGTGGTGCAGTTGCACGGTGAGATGCACCTCTACACTGATCCGGAGGGCAAGGAGTTTCCATGGCCGAGCGAGTCGGCTCGTACGCGGCGTACCAAGCAAGAGGATATGCCCGGCTTGTCACGCTGGAAGCAgcaggcgtgtgcgtcgCGCATTAGTGGCTTtcggcagaagcagcagcgggcacTTCCGCACACCGGTCTCTCGTTGCACCCCTCGCCGATGTTgggaagcagcagcccgGACGGGCTCGAAGATGCCATGCCTCTGCATTCCCACACGGAGAGGCTAACGGTCTCTGATACGCCGACGAAAGTGACTGCCATAGAAGCGGATGTCTTGGTTTCGACCGCCGATACAGTGTCACTGCATCCGCCAGTGGCgcgtctcttcccccccATCAAGCCGTTTCTCGTGGCAGACGGTGAGCTGCCATCTCTGCTGGAGAGAGGCGGCTACTTTGTTGTCCTCGGCGCGTTCGGCTCCGTTGaccggcagctgcaccagcagtgcTTCAACGCGCTTGATGAGGTGCGCCAGTGGCTTTACGCAGAGGTAGAGGCACGCAAACAGAGTGCGTGGTCGGAGCTGACGCAGTTGCAGGCGGTAGCGTCGTATGGTCCGTACACAACGCCTTTTAGTGTGGACGGAGACCGGGTAACGTCCTCGCCTGCGGCGTTTCACCCCAACactggtggcgctgtcggAATGGACGAGTACACCTTACCTACACGCTACTCGTCGGGTATTACGGCGGCCGCACCTCTGAGCATTGCCCCCGGCGGAGGCGACCCTGACTCGGCTGCCGCGTTGCACGGGCTTGGCCACGGCACCTTCAGCAACCGTAGTGACAGCACACCGATGGCCTTCGAAGATGGCTGGCCAGAGTCGCGCGGCGGCACATCCCCCAAGCTCGCGGCATCGAGTCCGCCGGCACCTGGCCGACTCTCTCTCCAGCTCGACGCTCCCACCGGAGTACACGGGATTCACGTAGGCGGTACCCCTTCACTAgcaagcgctgccgccacgcacaAACCTatcgctgccgctcgtcCGTTGCCGACAGTGTACTTTTATGACTCGATCCTCAGCCATCCACCCGCGCCTGACTCACCACCCCccgcgacagcggcgcgtAACACCAGTGGCGTGCCTGGGGGTGGCGGGCAGGACGCCAACAAGGAGGTTGGGCTTGAGGCGAAGGCAGCTCCGCTGAGCCACACGTCCCCCGCACCGACCGGCACCCCGGCAAAGGCTTTGCCTCGGCGGTGTGGCAATGATGCTGAGAACGCGGTGGCTACAGCAGCCTTTTCACCCTCGCCTGCTCCAACACCGTGTGTGGCAGATAACACCTCGGCACTTCGCCGTCATCACGCCAGGGACCTGGCGCTCTTGCAGGAGTACATCATTGCACCTATCCTAGAGGTGGATGAGAGGCAGCTGCCGGTGCGTGAGGGGGAGCTGTACCTGGCGTGCGTCCGGTGGCCACAGCGGACGAGCGCGGTGCTACGGCGCTGCCTGACTTCTGAAGCGCGACCAACCGCTGCAGCACTAGCCGTCCCCTCGGGGAGCACCGCAGGCTTGCCAGCCGGTTCGACGTCGAGCTCCGCTGCCGGCAGTTCATTTGGAGGAGGCCTGGCGTCTCCATCGTCTGGCTCGAACTCAGCTTTGCGAAGTCTCACAGCTTCACAGTCTCTTGGACAGACACAACCGTTGCCGGAGGTGATTCTGCGTCGTTCCTCAACCCCAACAGATGCTTCTCCGTCCCCGAGCTCACCAATGACGGTACCAGTGCTGGGCAGCGTCTCCGCAGCTGCAATCACAGTCAGTAGCGATGGATCGAgtcacctccttcctccGACCACTGCCCCTGCCGCGCTGCCATCATCATCTTCTGCAGTGACAAATTCTGTTGGTGCTTCTGCAAGCGGTACTAATACCGGCTTGAactcaccgccgctgggTGCCACGTTGTCAAACCACACCAtgctgatggaggaggagtgcaAGGAGGGGTCGCCCTACCCGGACGCGACTCCGCTGGCCTCCGCGGAGGCCATCAAGTCATTTCTTTATGATAACATTTTGCGCCTAATGGAGGCGTGAACCAGGTTTTAGGTGTCTTGTTGAATGAGTTATGAGCGAGGTGGTGCGAGgtgtgtggtgggtgggtgtgggcgccTGGCTGTGTTTTGTTGGCTCGCCTGTTTCGGCAAGCGATGaatctctcctctcctctcccgtgcttctctttcgtttaTTGTGTGTTGTCTTCCATTGTGTGAGGTGTGCTTGAAGGCGCCGCACGGGGAGGCAAACATGCACATACGTGAACGgcactcacacgcaccccATGTAGTCAGACACTCTGACAATGCGGTTTGCACGCCTGCGGGTgccgtgggtgtgggcgtgttCCTTGATTTATGGGCTGGCTGCACCCACCGTGTCGTAATTTATGGCCATGGCAGGACGACCCCTTCTGTTGCTGAGTCACTGGgctgtgcgcctctttctcttcgttctccttcctcttacCCCCCACCCTTTTCCTGCCTGTGCGCCCCGCTTCGTGTAAgccatgtgtgtgtgtgtcatgTTTGCGTCTGTGGTAGTGTGGCGGGGTCGtctgcgtttcttttcttctttcctttcccttcatTCGCGAGTGATGGACAATGCCGTGCGCGTTTGCCTAAGCGTACGGTAACGTGGGACAGCTGTTGCGGTTCGGATGCTATGATGCTCGCTGACTCGAAAGAGGGCCATGCGTGGACTTAGATGAGAGACGGCGATAGCGACCACAGAGAGCAGGTATGCCGTGATGTTTTGCTCTCATGTGGAGCTGTGCTTCTGTTTGTGTGCTGGGGTATGCGGTGTGTTTACGCGGAGCTCTTAGTGGAGTCAATTACCAAAGTGCCCCatcccccacacccctcttttcccccgCTTCCCCATAAATTATGGTAGCTCTGGGAGGAAGCAGGGTGGATGGTGGATGGTGattgcggtggcggtggtggtgatggagagCAAAATGTGCGTGAGGGGACTCCCCTTACGAGAAGGCGACTATTCATACGCACGCATGCGTGtaccggggggggggagggcagaaaGGAACACCCCGGTAATTTTTGCACCACATTTTTTCCGTTGAAGTGACTGTCCTTCCAGCGCTGCAGACGGCGGCGTGCAAGTGGGCTACTGTCTAATagaaagaagaaagacaGGAGCTCTACGcttgtgcccccctccccctaaaaaactctccaccacctgctgagcccctctctttccttctccctgtgTTTATGTTCATCAGTTAAACCGTTTGCTCCTTTCTTCTACGAGCCTCCGCGCCATCCTGGAAGCCCGGCTcggcctctctcgctccgtTCATCTGTACACACGAAAGCGTATACACGGCCCATTTCAGGCACACACGTTTCTCGCAACCCTTGAGTTGCTTCcttccgctctccctccctttccccaGAACTGATAACCTCACCATTAGCCCGCTTTCTTGCTTTCTCTAATGCCACCGAGTATGGTGGCCTCTCAGGTGCGCCAGGAGGTGCATAACTTCTGCCAAGGCGTCATAGAGAGCTTCGGCGTTGTTTTGGTGTGGTCATCCGCGCTGGATAAGCGACGCGCACGCGACGTCGCTGAGGTGacggaggagcagagaagactgtcacctccgccacccccgTTCGCATCGTTCGCGGATATAGCTGAGAAGGAAGCTGCAGAAGGTGCACTTCCGACAGCGCTAGCACCAGGGTTccctgtgccgctgcttcggACCGCGCTTCTCTCTGGGAGTGGCCCTGATGCACCTCGTCTGGCCCGCACCTTCTTGATGCCGTCGTGGAGTTTACTGGAGCGGGACCCGAAGCTGTGGATGCTCCTGCGCAAGAACCTCCTGGCGAATCTTGCCCTTGCTTTTCTGACGCTCATGTACATGGGTCTATCACACTGCCTCGCTTCGAAAACGTCCTTGTCGACTCGTAGTTCGGCCGTCAGCGGTGCAGGTGCCACCGTTGCGAGTCTCTCAGCGGACAcccacagcaacaacgacaCCTATGCAACGAGGTCCCTTACCACAACCCTGATATTCCTCTTGTTTCTGTGGTGGGTGCGGCTGAGTCTGTGGATGCTCAAGTACGTCGGCCAGTGGCCCTTCTACACGCTTCTGCAGATCATCGGACTCGTGTGGTTTAACCAGCTCTACCGCGAAACCTGGCTGGTGCGCAAGGGGTGGGTGCTCCGTGGCACCGAGCTACGCGAAGCGCCGGCTGCGGGGTCTGCGAAGACTAAAGCCatggagggtggtggtggcagtggcgctaGTGCTACTTTTCCTCACCCCCCGCCTacttcgcctccgccgtcAGCCGCAGCCAGTGCGGCGTTGCCATGGCTTTCACTTATTCCTCTATATCCTAGCGCTGACAGCGGTGGTAGCGGTGAAGATGGTATTCAGTACGAGGCACGGGGTCCCTCGTCTTCGTTGCTGCTCATGTGCGTGACGCTTCTGCGTTCTGTGCTGCCGTACGTACGGCACACGACAAACTTAGTGTGGCGCATGGTCACGCACAAGGGCCCgacagcagtgctgcaggactGGGTACTCGGTGATGCTTccaaagctgctgctgctgctgctgctgccgcctcgactTTGACCGGTGCCCGCCACCCGCATGCACCTGGCACGGCTGCGGCATCGTTGCATCAGTCACAGACAATCTCCACAAGCCCCGACCCGTTTGCGACTGTCGTCCTTCAACTCGAAGTCATCAGCGAGGTGCTGTTTAAGGCGCTGGCGACTATGTCCTTTGcgctcttttcctccgccATTGAGCGACTGCCGCTGATCGGTACACCACTCTGTGCGGTGCTGAATGCACAGCTCTACGTCTTCTACGTCTTTGACTACCGGtacgccgcgcagcagcaaccggACGCGGTGCACCACCGCGGGTCAGCACTCACGtaccagctgcgccactttGAGCAGTGCTCAATGTACTACGCGGGCTACGGTATGAGCTCTGCCGTGCTGTCTCTGTGGCTGACCCGCCAGCTTGGCACAgtcgtgtctgtgtgcgctgtGTCGGTGCTGTACTCGTGGCAGGTGGTGTGGAGCGGCTTTGCAGTGCCCCTGCCCTCGTCGAGACCGGTGCCGCTTTTCTCCGTGTGGTTCTACGCTGTGGACATGGCGCAGCGACACTACGCTGTGCTCTGGCGCATGGTGGTGATTGCAGTCCTCCTCTACCTACCCTTCGACTGTGCATGTTGTTTACTTGGTACTGGCGTGTGACGAGTTGTACAGCCGCAGGCGGGCGCTTCCTCGTGGACCTGCGGCATACTTTCCATTTTTGCACTGCTACACGCGCCCCTTGACTGCatttgttgtgtgtgcgtgtgtctgcatgCGTCGGCGCGTCTCTGTGAGCGCACCTGTGGCATGCATTGCTTCACTTCATGGTTCTCAAGACCACCAATTCTTGCCGTATGGTGGCGCGACGATCGCTGCACGCCATTCCGCTCACCGCGTTGGGGGACGAAAACAAAATTTGCCTTGTTGAGAGTATCAGCTTGACACtgaggcacacacacccacatacacacccacacccacacccacacccacacacacgccctccGCCTTTCCCTGCTGCTTTGGactgctctttctctctctctctctttcgtgtttCACGGtatttttcgtttttttttttttttgataTTATTTCTGCTTACCCTCACAGCTACCCGCACTACCGGTCTTCCCGCCACCTCCCATATATACCACATGTTAGAGAAAggccgtcaccgccgcggtACTTGgcactctctcttttccttttccttcttccttctctctcatccTTTCACGGGTATACGTATATCAACGTATCCTGGAGAACTGATTGTACTGGCCTACCTCCTTGAACTGCTCTCCTCACGTGGCGTTGCTGTCTTTTCTGCTGCTTTACTTTTACCTCGTAAGTTGGTGCTGGCTGTGAGTGtgttctttgtgtgtgtgtgtgtgtgacgtgCTTCGCTTACGGTGGTGATGATGATGTCCTGTTCttctgctccctcccctttcagCTTTCTCGTTGAGTTGTAGATAGCCAACAAGGGGACTGGACGTCTGTGGGGTCAcgctttcccctcttccttctggCTGAGTGGATGGCAGAGGCGGATGACGCTGACCAGAGATCTGAACAAGAGTGACGTGCTGCTCACGGCGCCCCTGGTGCAGTGGCAGGCGGGGTTGTGTGTTTGATGGGTGTCAGCGCATGTATGTGCGCGCCGCATTCTTCTGTTTTTATGGTGCGAAGTCCGCTGTGCTCCTCACCCCGCctgaggggaaaagaagggcgATGAATCCCCCGCTTCAAGGAGCAAAGGATGCCGAGGCTGTCCTTTTTAGGCGGCATATCAAGTCTCTGTGGGCTTGTTAGTGGATGCCCATGCGTGCACAGTGATGCAGtgaaaacacacacatacacacagagaagctGCAGAGTGGTAGCTGCCGTGCACCTGGCGGCGTTCTTCATGTGGGGTTGTTGCTTTCACACCGAATATGACGCGACCACCACTTGCGgacttctttttttcctgctGGCATTCGCACtacgctctctcttttctagGCGACTTTGTTTCTcgacccctctccctcgcttcctccccgcacccgcacgcgcacctcggcgtcttttcccctcttttcatAGACAGAGCGGAAGCGTTTACAGCGCTGCCGAGGTCAGGGGTTCGAAGGGAGAGCGGCAAACTTATTCACACACAGCTGACGCCTTTCCTGGTACCCCATTCTTGCAGTTTTTCTGACCGTTTATCCACTCGACACTGCTGGTCATGGCTTGCACTCGGCTCTTTCGCTTGGCTACTGCGGCGCACTTGACGTGGTATCTTGCTCTAGTTCTCATCtgcgttgccgccgctgccgcgcctaCCTTCTCCGCATCCTCCGCATTCCAGCAGCACAAGGACAGGCGCGTCGCGCAATTGCGAGCTGCATTGCTTGACAGTGCCCTGTACAATGTAGAGACGCTCTCTGATCCGCCGCTGGAGTTGGGTGTTCACACCGCCTGCAAAAAATTTGGCCGTGGCTGCCCGGACGCGTACATTCAGTTTCTCGAGGGGCTCTTAAATACGCTGAGGGCAGAGGCCACTGATGGAGACTGCCGAAACAGGACAAGCGGAAACGCAcagggggaagaggcgaagaATTTGACGCGTCAGGCCCAAGCGGAGGTGAGCAATGACGCGATGTCACACGAGCGGTCTGTTTTTGAGGCCCCTCAGCAGTACATCTGGGGCGTGGACGACCGCATTACCGATGGTGCTGTTTCTCTTGCCTCACTCCTGCCGCGTGACCTTCGGCTTCCTCTGCAGCTGTCGTGGCCATACGAGGCGCGGAAGCGTCTTGAGAACCTGCACCATCTACTTGCCACTCGCGAGGCCGAGTTCCACAGAGATGGTGTCGCACtgacgtcgctgcagcgactctACCACGTTCCACCTGCCGAGCGCATTCACTTGGTGGAGGACCTAGACGGTGTCATGGCGGCGTGGCTACACACTGCTTGTGCTATCggctcgtcgtcgtcagtTCCCCTGCCTACGGGGTGGACGGAGCAGAAGTGGGAGGATGTGTACGGCCTGTGGTGTCGACATGTCGAGCAATGCTACCAGAATCGACGAAATGCGGACTTGAATGTCGCTAATATGACGACAGCAACTCCTTCTAGCTTattgcctctccctcgcaaGGCGTGGCGTTGCATTGCACTTCACCACGTGACACTgtacctgcagctgcttgtgGGCGCAGATCAGCTTCTCACCTCGGCTTGCAGTTGGACCTTTTGTGTTGCAGTACCGAGTGCATTTCTGACGTGCATTCTTCTGTGGCTCTGCGTTGGAGATGCATGGACGGAAGCGGCCGAGGCCTTCATGGTGAATTCGTCTGTGGCCGCGTCTAATGCTACAGATCAAGACAACGGCGAGGTGAATGGGCTTGGTGAGAGTAGTGGTACAGAACCCAGCACCACACAGCACGAGTGCCGACCTACCTCGACAGCCACGGGATCTCCCTCGACGCCAAGCGCACGTTCCCCCGTGCGTGGGACCGAAGCAGAACTGCCGATGTCTCCCGTACTGTCTGTCGCTTTCACAGAAGGGCGACATGGTACAGCATCGGCACAGTGCGACGCAGTGCCTGCCTCGGAGCACTGTTATTGCCAGCTCCAAAGGCAGCGCGaaaggcaacagcagcgccgcgcggcTCTGCTACGCTGTCGTTTTGCTGAATCTGTGCACCACCGCTCTTCgactctcttttttctcaaATTGCGGCTTCTTCTGTGCCTCCTCGTGGCAGGCCAACTGCTGTGGAGCCTGTGGTGTGTCTTGGCTGCCAGCTATAACATGACCGCCTCAGCTGCCTCGCTGGTGCAGTTCTTTCTCCCGTCCTGGCTACTGGCGTGTCTGAGCGC
This Leishmania panamensis strain MHOM/PA/94/PSC-1 chromosome 29 sequence DNA region includes the following protein-coding sequences:
- a CDS encoding hypothetical protein (TriTrypDB/GeneDB-style sysID: LpmP.29.1240); the protein is MACTRLFRLATAAHLTWYLALVLICVAAAAAPTFSASSAFQQHKDRRVAQLRAALLDSALYNVETLSDPPLELGVHTACKKFGRGCPDAYIQFLEGLLNTLRAEATDGDCRNRTSGNAQGEEAKNLTRQAQAEVSNDAMSHERSVFEAPQQYIWGVDDRITDGAVSLASLLPRDLRLPLQLSWPYEARKRLENLHHLLATREAEFHRDGVALTSLQRLYHVPPAERIHLVEDLDGVMAAWLHTACAIGSSSSVPLPTGWTEQKWEDVYGLWCRHVEQCYQNRRNADLNVANMTTATPSSLLPLPRKAWRCIALHHVTLYLQLLVGADQLLTSACSWTFCVAVPSAFLTCILLWLCVGDAWTEAAEAFMVNSSVAASNATDQDNGEVNGLGESSGTEPSTTQHECRPTSTATGSPSTPSARSPVRGTEAELPMSPVLSVAFTEGRHGTASAQCDAVPASEHCYCQLQRQRERQQQRRAALLRCRFAESVHHRSSTLFFLKLRLLLCLLVAGQLLWSLWCVLAASYNMTASAASLVQFFLPSWLLACLSAYLVVPLQVMVLGTALKGALSAHEELLSFQAKCAAEQRALLNAAGVLPSSG